A stretch of the Nitrososphaerota archaeon genome encodes the following:
- a CDS encoding 50S ribosomal protein L11, with translation MGETKTVVALIVGGEANAGPPLGPALGPLGVNVMAVVKKINEATAMYKGMRVPVKITVDTETKSFEVEVGTPTTSALLVKEAGIEKGSGNPKTNFVGNLTREQIVSIAKVKMGSSYASTLKSAVKEVLGSCVSMGIKVEDKDPRVVLKEVDSGGWDDILSKV, from the coding sequence ATGGGTGAAACGAAGACGGTTGTGGCGCTGATAGTTGGTGGAGAAGCCAACGCAGGCCCTCCGCTAGGTCCAGCACTAGGCCCACTCGGCGTTAACGTGATGGCTGTAGTTAAGAAGATTAACGAAGCAACAGCCATGTACAAGGGTATGAGGGTTCCGGTTAAGATAACGGTTGATACAGAAACTAAAAGTTTTGAGGTAGAGGTTGGTACACCAACTACATCGGCGCTGCTGGTTAAGGAGGCTGGGATAGAGAAAGGCTCGGGGAACCCCAAGACTAACTTTGTAGGCAATTTGACTAGGGAGCAGATTGTTTCGATAGCGAAGGTGAAGATGGGAAGCTCCTATGCTTCTACACTTAAGTCGGCGGTAAAGGAGGTTCTAGGTTCTTGTGTCAGCATGGGTATAAAGGTTGAGGATAAGGATCCGAGGGTTGTGCTTAAGGAAGTGGATAGCGGCGGATGGGATGATATACTTTCTAAAGTATAA
- a CDS encoding 50S ribosomal protein L1 produces the protein MVSAESLKQLVQEARQKAVRRNFSQSFELILTFRDLDVKQPLNLNEIVFLPHPFEKKPKVCVIASGDLALRARNAGADLVIDGDELDRLANQKRMIRKIASSYDFFLAEASLMPKVGKILGQFFGPRGKMPTPIPPNAPIEQMLARYRSAVRVRSRNQLAAACKVGDEKMADERIIDNALAVIDAVAKKLPMGLKNIGKVVMKLTMSPPSILQVR, from the coding sequence TTGGTAAGCGCCGAAAGCCTAAAGCAGCTCGTTCAAGAGGCAAGGCAGAAGGCTGTTAGGAGAAACTTTAGCCAATCTTTTGAGCTGATCTTAACATTTAGGGATTTGGATGTGAAGCAGCCGCTAAACCTTAACGAGATCGTCTTCTTACCCCACCCTTTCGAGAAGAAACCAAAGGTCTGTGTCATCGCTTCAGGAGACCTTGCTCTAAGAGCGCGTAACGCTGGTGCTGACTTGGTTATAGATGGTGACGAGCTCGATAGGCTTGCTAACCAGAAGAGGATGATCAGAAAGATAGCATCGAGCTACGACTTCTTCTTGGCTGAGGCGTCGCTTATGCCTAAGGTAGGTAAGATACTTGGTCAATTCTTTGGCCCAAGGGGGAAGATGCCTACACCCATACCACCTAACGCGCCGATTGAGCAGATGTTAGCAAGATACCGCAGCGCTGTAAGGGTCAGGAGCCGAAATCAGCTGGCTGCGGCCTGCAAAGTGGGTGATGAGAAGATGGCTGATGAGAGGATCATAGATAACGCGCTAGCGGTGATAGATGCTGTCGCTAAGAAGCTGCCGATGGGCTTAAAGAACATAGGGAAGGTAGTTATGAAGCTCACCATGAGCCCACCTAGCATTCTTCAGGTAAGGTGA